In Topomyia yanbarensis strain Yona2022 chromosome 2, ASM3024719v1, whole genome shotgun sequence, one DNA window encodes the following:
- the LOC131678902 gene encoding protein Gawky-like: protein MGAIIKAISDRKSYDHTIIIQNNCSNKNNSNFSHKAKKVNNDYTVNMICDFIDYLIKFNVDLSISVEKIVLLQHQQQYTTNDQNLDGKAKLHSTAGKPQFVVNDIPATTITVTLSDKRNSTEYTSFDELLRLTVRQRQLEAAGVNVSRSLRLRGGGEGSLNNGTSAWGSPPSNPNANSWGAVAQQQQGWGNAASNANQRSELNKSIQPLQGTGAGGPLVGPNNGGSNSWNQVVNPNKLPLQPPPQQQQQPQQQPNQPSLVGNPANNTNQPPPTQQQAQQQQQQQQPLPAPGGNPQLVSQPGASAQSSSSKLEHLNSMREALFSQDGWGCQHVNQDTQWDVPVSPEPLKDALKTTFNNGTELWETNLRNGGQPTQQPTQKTPWGPSSNIGGTWGVDDDSNAENTSVWTGGAAGNANPPASGQPNWNQNNNAMWPPNVSNAPPKKEPEWTSNVGGVGSTGGSNWENRGATAPPPPPHVAAPQLDIANVDMRNMRPPGAIEPSREFRGDPRGISGRLNGSSGMWDQHPMPNTPLNKMPPQPPMLNSGAGGNQWPIGGGGGPQNIPPSKPQTGWDEASPPASRRNMSNLDDGASLWGSSANPNRSNGPDSMIRNNRNPLGANSGPIGPSGLGGPRLGGPSGNPMKSDNMWGHGGPGPIRNGSWDDGNVSNWEEKGPGPLGGTGGSGGGSTWNDGPGNPPSWNSKKPMVGGANVWPETSDLMGGEWGAGVGKPPNKHNPQDIIRSSKQFRILYEMGFKKEDIEQALRTANMSLEEAMEMLQRNNGNNMADCRRHDDHPGSFEPPFSGGRYPGSGGGPSLQFPQNAQNGPNNMPGGMGGGNPNLSGLNNIYKPLQSYLNQAPPSGPGPFNQGGPNGSSGGGGGGGGVGGGIGGGAGSGGVGGVGSVLGGGGAGQNSSAQPSTQQLRMLVQQIQMAVQAGYLNHQILNQPLAPQTLFLLNQLLNNIKQLQVTQNSLQRGGAGGNNQMSMIPKIKQQIAGLQNQIATQQAIYVKQQQQQQQHSGHHSGNSSNIAHLGGNFHREQQNDLTTLQNSLSEMGLGKEQSGPYHHGHGGGGSGSGGGGAGGGGNAGGSTSQQSRLNQWKLPAMEKDIGHDLTDFSRAPGTTAKSTLSTAGSAMTGLGGLQGDNTWSTGRGSITDGWPDSAGEATNKDWPSNQETFTDLVPEFEPGKPWKGTQMKIEEDPTITPGSIARSPIASISIGSAKDSDLFANSSKPSPTDSISLTSSTWSFNPGNNNFSSSISKLGGNKNTWSDAGPTDLWGSGLGGGSGGGKAPRGPPPGLSAGKNAGGFGSNGWNQRTGQVGNWPSGGGSGGGPAWYSTWVLLKNLTAQIDGSTLRTLCMQHGPLQNFHLYLHHGIALCKYMSREEANKAQQALNNCVLGNTTICAESPTDSEVHTILQHLGVPGANNNNNNNISINSGIGGVGNNNNNNSQQWRSGGSQQTNARSAADTWGSGWPSSGSGANLWTPLDGSTERGTPSNLNSFLPENLLGGELN from the exons ATGGGTGCAATAATAAAAGCGATCTCCGATCGCAAGTCGTATGATCATACCATCATTATCCAAAATAActgcagcaacaaaaacaacagcaaCTTCAGCCATAAAGCAAAGAAAGTGAATAATGATTATACTGTGAATATGATATGTGATTTTATTGATTACCTGATTAAATTTAATGTTGATCTTAGCATAAGCGTAGAAAAAATCGTTTTACTACAACATCAGCAACAATACACTACAAATGACCAAAACTTAGACGGTAAGGCCAAACTTCATTCTACCGCAGGCAAACCACAGTTTGTGGTGAATGATATACCAGCAACAACAATTACGGTTACACTGAGTGATAAGAGAAATTCGACAGAGTACACATCATTCGATGAACTTTTGAGATTAACTGTCCGACAGCGACAGCTTGAAGCGGCTGGAGTAAATGTGTCTCGCTCACTGCGCCTCCGTGGGGGAGGTGAAGGTTCACTGAACAACGGAACTAGTGCTTGGGGATCACCTCCAAGCAATCCTAATGCCAATTCTTGGGGTGCAGTTGCTCAACAGCAGCAAGGTTGGGGTAATGCAGCTTCCAATGCAAACCAAAGGTCAGAGTTGAACAAGTCAATCCAACCACTCCAGGGAACGGGTGCCGGTGGCCCATTGGTTGGTCCAAACAATGGCGGCAGTAACAGCTGGAATCAAGTTGTTAATCCGAATAAGCTACCGCTTCAGCCTCCAcctcagcaacagcagcaacccCAGCAGCAGCCAAATCAGCCATCATTAGTTGGCAATCCCGCCAACAATACCAATCAGCCACCCCCAACTCAACAGCAagcacaacaacaacaacaacaacaacaacctcTTCCAGCCCCTGGGGGAAATCCTCAACTCGTCTCACAACCAGGAGCTTCTGCACAAAGCTCATCATCTAAATTGGAACATCTGAACTCGATGCGCGAGGCTTTGTTCAGCCAGGATGGCTGGGGTTGCCAACATGTCAATCAAGATACCCAATGGGACGTCCCCGTTTCACCGGAACCACTCAAAGACGCACTAAAAACTACTTTCAACAATGGAACTGAGCTCTGGGAAACAAATCTACGCAACGGAGGTCAACCGACACAGCAACCTACACAAAAGACACCGTGGGGTCCATCTAGCAACATAGGAGGAACCTGGGGTGTTGATGATGACAGCAATGCTGAAAATACCAGTGTCTGGACAGGAGGAGCAGCTGGTAACGCAAATCCGCCAGCTTCTGGACAACCGAACTGGAATCAGAATAACAATGCTATGTGGCCTCCAAACGTTTCCAATGCTCCACCCAAAAAAGAACCTGAATGGACTAGCAATGTTGGAGGGGTTGGAAGTACGGGTGGAAGTAACTGGGAGAATCGTGGAGCGACCgctccaccaccaccaccgcatGTCGCTGCACCTCAGCTGGATATCGCTAATGTGGACATGCGAAACATGCGTCCCCCCGGAGCCATTGAGCCAAGCCGCGAGTTTCGTGGAGATCCGCGTGGCATTTCCGGTCGTTTGAATGGCAGTTCCGGAATGTGGGATCAGCATCCAATGCCTAATACACCACTCAACAAAATGCCTCCACAGCCACCTATGCTAAATTCGGGTGCTGGTGGAAATCAATGGCCgattggtggtggtggtggtccACAAAACATTCCTCCATCTAAACCACAAACCGGATGGGATGAAGCTTCGCCGCCAGCCAGTCGTCGAAATATGTCCAATTTGGATGACGGAGCATCACTGTGGGGATCGTCAGCTAATCCTAATCGTTCCAATGGACCAGACTCAATGATCCGGAATAACAGAAATCCGCTTGGTGCTAATTCGGGACCTATCGGGCCTAGCGGACTTGGTGGCCCAAGACTGGGTGGACCTAGTGGAAACCCAATGAAGTCGGATAATATGTGGGGTCATGGAGGACCAGGTCCCATCCGTAATGGTTCTTGGGATGATGGAAATGTTAGCAACTGGGAGGAGAAAGGTCCAGGACCACTTGGTGGTACGGGAGGTAGCGGTGGAGGATCGACTTGGAATGATGGCCCAGGAAATCCGCCGTCATGGAACAGCAAGAAGCCAATGGTTGGTGGTGCTAACGTTTGGCCAGAGACTTCCGATTTGATGGGAGGAGAATGGGGAGCTGGAGTCGGCAAACCACCGAATAAGCACAATCCACAGGATATTATTCGTAGCAGCAAACAGTTTCGTATTTTGTATGAAATGGGATTCAAAAAGGAGGACATCGAACAGGCTCTTCGTACGGCGAATATGAGCTTAGAGGAAGCAATGGAAATGTTGCAGCGCAACAATGGAAACAATATGGCTGACTGCAGACGTCATGATGACCATCCAGGTAGCTTTGAGCCACCATTCTCTGGTGGTCGCTATCCAGGCAGTGGAGGTGGTCCATCGCTGCAGTTTCCGCAG AACGCACAAAACGGACCAAACAATATGCCCGGTGGTATGGGTGGCGGTAATCCGAATCTTTCTGGTTTGAACAACATTTACAAGCCGCTGCAGAGTTACTTGAACCAAGCGCCACCATCCGGACCGGGTCCATTCAATCAAGGAGGTCCGAACGGATCCAGTGgtggcggtggtggtggtggaggTGTCGGTGGTGGTATTGGCGGTGGTGCTGGCAGTGGAGGCGTAGGCGGCGTCGGAAGCGTGCTGGGCGGTGGTGGAGCAGGTCAGAACTCGTCCGCTCAACCATCTACCCAACAGTTGCGCATGCTGGTACAACAGATCCAGATGGCAGTTCAGGCTGGTTATCTCAACCATCAGATCCTCAATCAACCCTTAGCCCCGCAAACGTTGTTCCTATTGAATCAGTTGCTGAATAACATTAAG CAACTCCAAGTAACTCAAAATAGCCTGCAGCGTGGCGGTGCGGGTGGCAACAACCAGATGTCGATGATTCCTAAAATTAAACAGCAGATTGCCGGATTGCAGAATCAAATTGCCACTCAACAGGCTATTTATGTGaaacagcaacaacagcagcaacagcatTCTGGACATCATTCTGGAAATAGCTCCAATATTGCTCACTTGGGAGGTAACTTCCATCGGGAGCAGCAGAACGATTTAACAACCCTTCAAAATAGTCTGTCAGAGATGGGATTGGGTAAAGAGCAATCTGGTCCGTACCATCACGGACATGGTGGAGGGGGTAGTGgcagtggtggtggtggtgctgGAGGCGGAGGTAATGCAGGTGGTTCGACAAGTCAGCAATCTCGTCTTAACCAGTGGAAGCTACCGGCCATGGAAAAAGATATTGGGCATGATTTGACCGATTTTTCGCGTGCTCCTGGGACTACGGCCAAATCCACACTTTCAACTGCTGGATCCGCTATGACTGGGCTGGGTGGACTGCAGGGTGACAA TACCTGGTCAACTGGACGTGGCAGCATCACCGATGGTTGGCCAGATTCCGCTGGGGAGGCTACCAATAAAGATTGGCCATCAAATCAGGAAACCTTCACCGATTTGGTACCCGAATTTGAGCCAGGAAAGCCCTGGAAG GGCACTCAAATGAAGATAGAAGAGGATCCAACCATTACACCGGGTAGTATTGCACGCAGTCCAATTGCATCCATCTCGATCGGATCGGCAAAGGATTCCGATTTGTTTGCAAACAGCAGTAAACCATCTCCGACCGATTCCATTAGCTTGACTTCTTCTACATGGAGTTTCAATCCGGGTAATAATAATTTCTCGAGTTCCATTTCGAAACTTGGTGGGAATAAAAATACTTGGTCTGACGCGGGTCCTACGGATTTGTGGGGATCTGGATTGGGAGGAGGCAGCGGTGGGGGAAAGGCTCCTCGCGGACCGCCTCCAGGGTTGTCTGCCGGTAAGAACGCCGGTGGGTTTGGATCTAATGGATGGAACCAACGTACAGGACAAGTCGGTAATTGGCCATCTGGTGGAGGAAGTGGAGGAGGTCCTGCATGGTATTCTACATGGGTTTTGTTGAAGAATCTCACTGCACAA ATTGATGGTTCAACATTGCGCACGCTATGCATGCAACATGGACCGTTGCAGAATTTCCATCTTTATCTGCATCACGGAATTGCGTTGTGCAAGTATATGTCTCGCGAAGAGGCAAACAAGGCTCAACAAGCACTAAACAATTGTGTGCTGGGAAACACCACAATCTGTGCAGAGTCACCAACGGACAGTGAGGTGCACACCATTCTTCAACATCTAGGCGTACCAGGAgctaataataacaataacaataatataAGTATCAACTCTGGTATCGGCGGAGTTGgaaacaacaataacaacaactcACAACAGTGGCGTTCGGGGGGATCGCAGCAAACGAATGCACGATCGGCAG CCGATACCTGGGGATCTGGCTGGCCTTCCTCCGGCTCCGGTGCCAATTTGTGGACTCCCTTGGACGGGTCAACAGAACGCGGAACACCCTCCAATTTGAACTCCTTTCTGCCGGAAAACCTACTCGGCGGTGAGCTAAATTGA